The proteins below come from a single Myxocyprinus asiaticus isolate MX2 ecotype Aquarium Trade chromosome 28, UBuf_Myxa_2, whole genome shotgun sequence genomic window:
- the LOC127419120 gene encoding protein LKAAEAR1-like, which translates to MAGRESDRNRGDVTMCPQQRARYQAYSEPSKEAQGWMAAARQRVSAQIINKKFRQINNPAAAADARHNQLTAQLKAAEARNRIRQLRLRYQDLRAQEINLMISCQCNAQRAVRLEKLLPVRERKINHTDSMDQLQRQRVEEILGDEKGLTIHRR; encoded by the exons ATGGCAGGACGAGAGTCAGACAGGAACAGAGGTGATGTGACGATGTGCCCTCAGCAGAGAGCTCGTTATCAGGCGTACAGCGAACCGTCGAAAGAAGCGCAGGgatggatggcagcggcgagacAGCGCGTGTCCgcgcaaataataaataaaaaattccgcCAGATCAACAATCCCGCTGCTGCTGCTGATGCGCGTCATAATCAACTCACCGCGCAATTAAAAGCCGCTGAGGCGCGGAATCGGATCCGACAACTGAGGCTGCGCTATCAAGACCTGAGG GCTCAGGAAATTAACTTAATGATTTCATGCCAGTGCAACGCACAGAGGGCTGTGCGCCTGGAAAAATTACTACCAGTGAGAGAGAGGAAGATAAACCACACAGACAGCATGGACCAATTACAG AGACAAAGAGTGGAGGAGATCCTAGGGGATGAAAAGGGTCTGACCATCCACCGCAGATAA